The genomic region TTGATGCTCTAGTTTCTACAGATTTTGTCATTGATACAACCGATACTAGTGGAGGATCGGGAGCTAAATTTCTTGTGGAATGGATAGCTCAAACAGAAGTTTCCGAACCTATTATTGAAGCAGTTATGATTGGTAGCGGCTACCATCAAGGCATTTCTTTTATTAGTCCAGGTAAAGTAATTAAAAATAAGTCGTAACTCGTAAGTCGTAAGTAACTGATAACTGGTCACTGATAACTGATAACTGATAACTGTCAATCGTCTTCTAGGTTTAGTAGTTGCTCGTCAAGCTTTTGCAAGCGCGATCGCACAATTTCTTCTGAAAGAATCTGCTTGCGAATTGCCTCATTCAGCGCTCCTTTTTCTGCTAATAACAAGCGCCGACGGATAGCATCAAGTTTGGCGCGCTCGCCTATACTAGCATCTAAATCATTTGGACGGCGATTGTAGATTTCCCGCAGTGTTTTTTCTGCCCCTGCTACTCTTACTTGATATGCAGATCTCATTTCTTCGTAGACGGCTTTTGGTAATACTCCCGATCTTAAAAGACTATCTAATTCATCTTGTGCTGCCTTGGCAGTCATCAACTGTGCTTGCAATTCTTCAATTTGTTGCCGAAATTTGGAAAATTCAGACAGATGCAAACGTTTAATAAACCAAGGTAAGCTCAATCCTTGCCCAACTAAGGATAACAACACTGTACCAAACACTATCGCAATTAGCTGCTCTCGCCCTGCCAGTGAGGTTGGAATACTCAGCGCCAGTGCCATAGATAACGAGCCTTTGATGTTACCAATAAATAAAACGTGCTGCCAACGCCACGGAATCGGACGGTCGAACCAACGTACTAAAACTAACAGCCCGTAAACAGAGACAAGTCGTGCCACCTGACAAGCCAAAAATGTTAATAGTACCGCAGGCAAAGTTTGCCAGAGAGTTATTAGGTTAATTTCTATACCGATAAGCAGAAAAATAAAACTATTAACACCAAAACTGGCACATTCCCAAAAACTCAACAAAGTCAACTTATTAGAAGCTGATATCTGTCTAACAAGCCCAATCGTACCAAAAACTAGCCCGGCAACAACCACCGCTACCCCACCAGAAACTCCCAAAGCCTGTCCGATTTGAAAAGTTCCTAGTGCTACTGCTACTGTTAGCAAGATACTACTGAGCGGATCGTCCATTCGAGCTAATAAACCTGTGCTACCCGTACTCAAATAGCCCAAGGCTAGCCCTACTAAAATACTGCCCGCGATCGCTACAAAAAGTTGTTGTAACCCACCCAAAATTGAGAACGAACCAGTCACGCTGACATTTAAAACCAGATTAAATAAAACTAGAGTGAAAATATCATTGAATAACGTTTCTCCCTCGACAATCGTAGACAGTCGCGAAGGCACAAGCACTTCTTTAAAGACAGCAATCACGGAAACGGTATCTGTATTTGCCAAAATCACCCCAACTAGCAACGCTGGTATCCAACTCAAACCCAGCCCAAATTTCAGTACTAGCGTTATCACCCCAGAGGCGATAACAACTCCTGGTCCCGCTAGCAGAGTAATTGGTTTAATCGTGCTACGCAGGCGACTAGTATCAGTATTGATAGCTGCCTCAAATAGGAGAATTGGCAAAAACAAATTCAAAATCAGAGAGTCATCCAAACCAATACGCTGAGGTAAAAGTTCGGTAATGGCTAAACCAGCTAACACTAAGCCTGCAACATAAGGCATTCGCCACCAACGGGATAGTAAAGCCACGCCAGTCGCTACGAGTAACAGAATAATTAAGACAGTAACTAACTGAGCGACTTCCATTCAAATTAAAATCAAAAGTTAAAAGTTAGAAGTCAAAAAATCAAACGTGCAATATTGACTTATGCAAGGTGATATTTCTCAAAGGTCATCCAAGACTCCTTGACTCGTATTGCAATTTTGCAACTTATCGTAACAGAAGTCAGCAGCCCACCTTCAACCACCCACTACCAACTACCAACTACCAACTACCAGCTAGACTATCAATCCCCCCTATTGTTGGCTAAAATTCATGAGGTGGCAAGTATGCGATCGCCCTCACGACATAGCCCTTCATGTTAATCTCCCTCCAGATTGAAAATTTTGCTTTAATTGACCAGCTGGAGTTAGAATTCGGCAACGGTCTGAATGTCCTCACAGGCGAAACTGGTGCTGGTAAATCGATTATTTTGGATGCGATCGATGCAGCTTTGGGCGGAAAAGTCAATAGTCGCGCCATTCGCACGGGAACAAATCGCGCCTTGATTGAAGCAACGTTTCGATTGGATAAAGATTTGGCTGACTGGCTAATTACAGAAGAAATCGAACTACTTGACGATAATTCCTTAATATGCGGTCGCGAGTTAACCGTAGCTCAAAATAGCCTCCGCAGCCGATCGCGAGTCAATGGGGTACTCGTCAACCGCCAGCAAATGGCACAACTACGCGATCGCCTGGTAGAAATTACTGCCCAAGGGCAAGCCGTACAAGTAGGACAAGCAGCCCAAGTACGAGAATGGCTAGATCTCTATGGCGGTGCAAGTCATTTTCAACAGCGAGAAGTTGTCGCAACTGCTTACACTGAATATCAACAGATCAAAAATAGTTTAGAAAAACGGCGACAGTCCGATCGCCTGCGGTTGCAGCAAATTGACTTACTAACTTATCAAGTCAAAGAATTAGAAGCAGCTAGTTTAAGCGAACCAGACGAACTAGAACAACTGGAACAGGAACGCCAACGCCTCAGCCATGTCGTAGAACTGCAACAGTCGAGTTATAAAGTCTACCAAGTCCTCTATCAAAATGAGAATGACGGGCAAGCCAGCGCCGACTTGTTAGCAGAAGCAGAAGTGACGCTAACAGATATGGTGCAATACGACACCCAGCTACAACCAATCCTCGATTTGGTGGGTGAAGCACTAGCAGCAGTTACGGAAGCAGGACGGCAGATCGGCGCTTATGGAGAGAGTTTAGAATCCGATCCGCAGCGGCTAGAAATCGTCGAATCCCGCATTCGCGAATTGAAACTGGTGTGTCGCAAATACGGTACTCTCCCAGAAGCGATCGCCTACTACCAAAAAATTCAAACAGAACTCGCCAAACTCAACGATAGCGAACAATCGATTGAAGCCTTGGAACAACAGGAACGAAAATATCTAGACCGACTGTTACAGGAATGCGATCGACTCACCCAACTGCGCCAACAAGCTGCCGCCAAACTCGAAGCACAGATTCTCGCAGAACTCAAACCCTTGGCGATGGAAAAAGTTCAATTTCAGGTAGAAATAGCCTCTACAGTCCCTACAGCCACCGGAAACAACCAAATTTCTTTTCTGTTTAGTCCCAATCCTGGTGAACCATTGCAACCCTTAATTGCGATCGCCTCTGGGGGTGAAATGAGTCGATTTTTACTCGCCCTGAAAGCTTGTTTTTCCCAAGCCGAAGCATCGGAAACGCTCATATTTGATGAAATTGATGTTGGCGTATCGGGAAGAGTCGCCCAGGCGATCGCCGATAAACTGCATCATCTCAGCCAACGCCACCAAGTTCTGTGCGTCACCCACCAACCCCTAGTTGCAGCTATGGCAGATCGTCATTTTCGGGTAGATAAACAAGTTATTGTAGGGGCGGGTTTATCAGACACGCCCAGAGACAAACAAACAATTCAGACAAACCCGCCCGTACCGGAGTCGGGAGTCGTAGGGGCGGGTTTATCAGACACGCCTGAAAATCAACGAACAATCTCGACAAACCCGCCCGTACAGGAGTCGGGAGAAATTAGGACAGTTGTGAGAGTTGCAGCCCTAGACAATTTTGATACGCGGCGGGAGGAATTAGCTAATCTCGCGGGTGGTAAATCTGCCCAAGATGCGATCGCCTTTGCCGAATCTCTGCTGACCCAAGCCGCCAATCAACGACAAACACCACAAAACGGTGCAGTGACAAAACCGCGATCGGTTAAATCGACCAAGAAACGATAATCGGTTATCAGTTAACAGTTATCAGTGACTAGTGACTAGTGGCTGGTGACTAAAGAAGAGTCTAACTACTAACTCACTAGCCACTCACCATTGACCAGTGACAGAAACAATTGAAGTTACCCGCACGTATCTGAAAATGACAGCGGCAGACAAACTCAAACCTGCCAAAATAGAAAGCGATCGCCTGCAAATTCATCAGGTCGTTGAATGTCCGGCTTCTTTTTATCGCTATCTCTACACGGAAGTTGGACGTAAATACCATTGGTGCGATCGCCTCAAATGGACGGATGAAGAAATTCGGACTCACCTCGATCGAGCCAATATTTCTGTGTGGGTTCTCTACTCAATTGGTGTGCCAGCAGGATATTTTGAGTTAAAACAACACGAAGATAAATCGGTAGAAATTGCTTATTTTGGTATTCTCGACGAATTTTTAGGGCGGGGATTCGGCAAACACTTACTCACTGTAGCGATCGAACGAGCTTGGGATTTAACCGAAAATTATATTTGGTTGCATACCTGCACTTTAGACCATCCAGCTGCCATACCCAACTACCTCAATCGCGGCTTCAGTCCTTTTAAGCAAGAAACTTATTATGTTTAGAGACATTACGTGTAGAGACGTTACATGTAACGTCTCTACACGTAGACATTTGTGTAAAAACTATGCCACCAACCCAGCTCTGAGGGCGCGTACAGCCGCCTGCGTGCGGTCGTTGACGCATAACTTATTGAGAATATTACGGACGTGAGTTTTGACAGTGCCAACTGTGATGTAGAGTTTATCGGCAATGTCATAATTACTATGCCCTGCCACAATCAGCGCTAATACATCAAGTTCGCGATCGGTTAGGGGAGTAGCTGCCAGCATTTGAGTGTATTCTGGCTCTATGGCATCGATCGCCACCGTTGGCTTAGCACCAACCGGACGGACTTCTTTCAACACAATCCGGGCGATTGACGAATCAATCCAGTTTTCACCTGCGTAGGTCGCTTCTATCGCTTCGACCAATTGATCTATACTGGTATCTTTCATACAGTAAGAGTCTGCTCCAGCCGTAAAAGCAGCTAAAACAGTATCTTCGCGATCGTTTAAAGTTAGGATCAAAACTCTAGTCTTGCAGTCTGGCGTTTGGGTTTGAAACTCGCGGAATTTACGAGTTAATTCAATCCCATCCATATCTGGTAAACCTACATCGACGATCGCCACGTCTGGCTTAGTCATTTGTAGCAATTGCAAACCATCATGGGCATTAGCAGCATCGCCAACCACTTTCACTTTCTGAGTCTGTTCTAGAGCAGTCCGCATTCCTAAGCGGGTAAGAGTGTGGTCTTCAACCAATGCAACTTGAATTAGACTCATATTCAACCTCAATCAATTCGATCTCAACAGTTTAGACAATAGTTTAGACAATTACCTGAAAAACAGTTTTTATTGTTGCAGTCAATTCAATTTCAATGAGAAACTCTATTGAACATTTACTGAAATAGGGTGAGGAACAATTCGTAAATTACCCGCCCTTCGGTAGATACATCGATATTCGCATTAGCCTTAGAATTATGCTATCCCTCTAAGGGATGAAGTTGTCCCTAAAAGGGAGCAATTCAGTGACCAGTGACCAGTGACCAGTGGCTAGCTATTCAAACGGTTTCTGGGCAACAAAAGCATTGCTGCTTGTAGATGGTCTAGTTGTAAATACTAACTGATAGCTGATAACTGATAACTGATGAGAGGCAAGAGGCGAGAGGATTTTAGACTTCTCGTTAGTGCTCGCTGATAATTGACAACTTTGTAGAGACACTACATGTAATGTCTCTACACTGATAACTAATAACTGATAACTGATAATTAGAGCAAGTGAATCAAAAAAGTGTAGAAAAAATTCAAACAGCAACAAAATTTATTCTGTGGTTTCGCCACTGTTTGCCGCAACCATTTCAACAGGTTGTGCGACCATATTTAGCTCAACCTTATCAATTAGCTTTAGAAATACTTGACTGTTGTAGCGGTGAAGAACCGATGACGGTAGAAACTATCGCTCAGAAAGTTGCGATTAACAAAAATACAGCGCGGCAAGTCCTCAGTGCTTTGAGAGAGGGAGGTTTAATTTTTACTATCACTGCAAATAGAGGATGGAAGTGTTTGCAAGTCAATCAGCAATCTTTACAAGCGATCGAGCAAACTTTGGAACGAGAATTAATTTCATAGTTAAAAATTCAATAGTTAAAAATTCAGAAGTCGATTTATGCAAGACACAAATCGACTTTTCCCAAAATCTACTCGACGGTGACAGACTTAGCCAAATTACGCGGTTGATCCACATCCAAGCCACGCCTTGCAGCAATATGATAGGCGAGTAGCTGTAACGGAATCACGGAAAGAATGGGGGACAGAATTTCATCCACAACTGGGACGGGGAGCGTATCGTCAAATATTTCCTTGGCGTGTTCGTCGTGCATGGGAGCAACGCCAATTAAGCGAGAGTCGCGGGCTTTGGCTTCCTGTACGTTAGAAAGAACTTTTTCATAAACGCTACCAGGCATAGCGATCGCCACGACAGGGACTTTGGCATCCAACAAAGCGATCGGTCCGTGTTTCATCTCTCCCGCTGGATAGCCTTCTGCATGAATATAACTAATTTCTTTCAGCTTCAGCGCCCCTTCAAGGGCGATCGGATAATTAATTCCCCGTCCGATGAAAATAAAATCTTGCGTCTCAGTAAACTCATGGGCGAGTTCTTCAATCTGCCGTTCTTGCTGTTCTAGAATCGACTCGATCTGGGCTGGTAGTTGCCACAACTGCCCGATAATTTGCTCTAGTTGAGCCGCCGATAGAGTTTGTCGGCGATACGCCAGATCGAGGGCGAGGCAATAAAAAGCAACCAACTGGGCAATAAAAGTTTTTGTGGCGGCTACGCCAATTTCAATTCCAGCCTGAATGTCAATTGTGTAGTCTACTAGTCGAGCTAGCGAACTTTGCATTCGGTTGGTAATTCCCAACAGACGAGGACGAAATTGTGGCGTTTTTTCGGCACGGCGTTGCTTATCCATAGCGATCGCCGATAGCGTATCAGCCGTTTCACCAGATTGCGTCACGCCCACAATCAACGTATTTGGCATCAGAGGCGGCGGCGCGTAACGGAACTCTGAAGCATAGTGTACCTGTGTGGGAATTTGTGCTAACTGCTCCAGCAAATACTTACCCACTAAGCTAGCGTGCCAACTCGTACCGCACGCTACAATTTGAACTTGCTCCAAGTCGGTATAGAACTCTGCTGGTAAGCTCAGATTAATTGGACTGGTGGTAGATGCAGCAGTCCAATCGTTGCCAATGTATGTTTCTAAAACCATCCGCACGACACTCGACTGCTCGTAAATTTCTTTGAGCATGAAGTGACGGAAGCCTTGCTTCTCCATCGTCACGGCAGTACCGCTGAGCAAATGGGGATGTTTTTTAAGGCGATCGCCAGCAAAATTGTAAATTTCAATTCCCAGGGGCGTAAGAGTCGCCATTTCTCCGT from Chroococcidiopsis sp. SAG 2025 harbors:
- a CDS encoding cation:proton antiporter, whose product is MEVAQLVTVLIILLLVATGVALLSRWWRMPYVAGLVLAGLAITELLPQRIGLDDSLILNLFLPILLFEAAINTDTSRLRSTIKPITLLAGPGVVIASGVITLVLKFGLGLSWIPALLVGVILANTDTVSVIAVFKEVLVPSRLSTIVEGETLFNDIFTLVLFNLVLNVSVTGSFSILGGLQQLFVAIAGSILVGLALGYLSTGSTGLLARMDDPLSSILLTVAVALGTFQIGQALGVSGGVAVVVAGLVFGTIGLVRQISASNKLTLLSFWECASFGVNSFIFLLIGIEINLITLWQTLPAVLLTFLACQVARLVSVYGLLVLVRWFDRPIPWRWQHVLFIGNIKGSLSMALALSIPTSLAGREQLIAIVFGTVLLSLVGQGLSLPWFIKRLHLSEFSKFRQQIEELQAQLMTAKAAQDELDSLLRSGVLPKAVYEEMRSAYQVRVAGAEKTLREIYNRRPNDLDASIGERAKLDAIRRRLLLAEKGALNEAIRKQILSEEIVRSRLQKLDEQLLNLEDD
- the recN gene encoding DNA repair protein RecN, with protein sequence MLISLQIENFALIDQLELEFGNGLNVLTGETGAGKSIILDAIDAALGGKVNSRAIRTGTNRALIEATFRLDKDLADWLITEEIELLDDNSLICGRELTVAQNSLRSRSRVNGVLVNRQQMAQLRDRLVEITAQGQAVQVGQAAQVREWLDLYGGASHFQQREVVATAYTEYQQIKNSLEKRRQSDRLRLQQIDLLTYQVKELEAASLSEPDELEQLEQERQRLSHVVELQQSSYKVYQVLYQNENDGQASADLLAEAEVTLTDMVQYDTQLQPILDLVGEALAAVTEAGRQIGAYGESLESDPQRLEIVESRIRELKLVCRKYGTLPEAIAYYQKIQTELAKLNDSEQSIEALEQQERKYLDRLLQECDRLTQLRQQAAAKLEAQILAELKPLAMEKVQFQVEIASTVPTATGNNQISFLFSPNPGEPLQPLIAIASGGEMSRFLLALKACFSQAEASETLIFDEIDVGVSGRVAQAIADKLHHLSQRHQVLCVTHQPLVAAMADRHFRVDKQVIVGAGLSDTPRDKQTIQTNPPVPESGVVGAGLSDTPENQRTISTNPPVQESGEIRTVVRVAALDNFDTRREELANLAGGKSAQDAIAFAESLLTQAANQRQTPQNGAVTKPRSVKSTKKR
- a CDS encoding GNAT family N-acetyltransferase, with product MTETIEVTRTYLKMTAADKLKPAKIESDRLQIHQVVECPASFYRYLYTEVGRKYHWCDRLKWTDEEIRTHLDRANISVWVLYSIGVPAGYFELKQHEDKSVEIAYFGILDEFLGRGFGKHLLTVAIERAWDLTENYIWLHTCTLDHPAAIPNYLNRGFSPFKQETYYV
- a CDS encoding response regulator transcription factor — its product is MSLIQVALVEDHTLTRLGMRTALEQTQKVKVVGDAANAHDGLQLLQMTKPDVAIVDVGLPDMDGIELTRKFREFQTQTPDCKTRVLILTLNDREDTVLAAFTAGADSYCMKDTSIDQLVEAIEATYAGENWIDSSIARIVLKEVRPVGAKPTVAIDAIEPEYTQMLAATPLTDRELDVLALIVAGHSNYDIADKLYITVGTVKTHVRNILNKLCVNDRTQAAVRALRAGLVA
- a CDS encoding winged helix-turn-helix domain-containing protein; translated protein: MNQKSVEKIQTATKFILWFRHCLPQPFQQVVRPYLAQPYQLALEILDCCSGEEPMTVETIAQKVAINKNTARQVLSALREGGLIFTITANRGWKCLQVNQQSLQAIEQTLERELIS
- the glmS gene encoding glutamine--fructose-6-phosphate transaminase (isomerizing), which produces MCGIVGYIGTQAATGILLAGLEKLEYRGYDSAGIATVWEGEIHRVRAKGKLRNLQSKLNGQEIPGLVGIGHTRWATHGKPEEHNAHPHLDASKRVAVVQNGIIENYRELREELKQLNYEFVTETDTEVIPNLVAECLNQMRQSGETEKFYSPFTEAVRRVVKRLEGAFAIVLLCADYPDEIVVARQQAPLVLGFGQGEFFCASDIPAILPYTHAIVPLENGEMATLTPLGIEIYNFAGDRLKKHPHLLSGTAVTMEKQGFRHFMLKEIYEQSSVVRMVLETYIGNDWTAASTTSPINLSLPAEFYTDLEQVQIVACGTSWHASLVGKYLLEQLAQIPTQVHYASEFRYAPPPLMPNTLIVGVTQSGETADTLSAIAMDKQRRAEKTPQFRPRLLGITNRMQSSLARLVDYTIDIQAGIEIGVAATKTFIAQLVAFYCLALDLAYRRQTLSAAQLEQIIGQLWQLPAQIESILEQQERQIEELAHEFTETQDFIFIGRGINYPIALEGALKLKEISYIHAEGYPAGEMKHGPIALLDAKVPVVAIAMPGSVYEKVLSNVQEAKARDSRLIGVAPMHDEHAKEIFDDTLPVPVVDEILSPILSVIPLQLLAYHIAARRGLDVDQPRNLAKSVTVE